In Aegilops tauschii subsp. strangulata cultivar AL8/78 chromosome 3, Aet v6.0, whole genome shotgun sequence, one genomic interval encodes:
- the LOC141042967 gene encoding uncharacterized protein, whose translation MADDPPPPPYIAAMMQQFELNRQFMTGVMAQFPNQNAHQQLAPITLPEFVRLNPSIFRNSTNPMDADDWICDIMFEMESANVAPASYVTFATFQLKGPAAQWWESHRGMLPAETVTTWQEFQLAFRARHIPQAMMDQKKKEFRKLSQGTMTMDEYQRKFLELSRYAADDVCTDARMQEKFREGLHPDIKLALVAHDCSDFAMLVSQAF comes from the coding sequence ATGGCTGATGATCCTCCACCACCACCCTATATTGCCGCAATGATGCAACAGTTTGAGCTGAATCGTCAGTTTATGACGGGGGTAATGGCCCAGTTCCCGAACCAGAATGCTCATCAACAACTTGCTCCAATAACACTACCAGAATTTGTGCGCCTCAACCCGTCCATTTTCCGCAACTCCACCAATCCTATGGATGCTGATGATTGGATTTGTGACATCATGTTTGAGATGGAGTCAGCTAATGTTGCCCCTGCCAGTTATGTCACCTTTGCGACATTTCAATTGAAGGGTCCAGCTGCTCAATGGTGGGAAAGCCACAGGGGTATGCTGCCTGCAGAGACTGTAACCACTTGGCAGGAATTTCAGTTagccttccgtgcacgacacatTCCCCAAGCTATGATGGACCAGAAGAAGAAGGAGTTTCGCAAACTCTCACAAGGCACAATGACTATGGATGAATATCAGAGGAAATTCCTTGAATTATCTCGCTATGCTGCGGATGACGTCTGCACTGACGCTCGCATGCAGGAGAAATTCCGTGAAGGACTGCATCCCGATATAAAGCTCGCACTAGTTGCTCATGATTGCTCAGACTTTGCGATGCTTGTCAGCCAAGCTTTCTAA